A region of Maribacter algicola DNA encodes the following proteins:
- a CDS encoding efflux RND transporter periplasmic adaptor subunit, translated as MNKIVKYILIGVLVIGALWAAVFFIKSNSKSAITYDTSQPFISSIEKKTVATGKVIPEEEIEIKPQISGIIEKIYLEEGAKVKAGDLIALIKVVPNEQSLFQARGRVNNAKVALSNAELDFNRNKTLFDKGVVSAQDFQNIQLAYNQAKLELENAQNDYQIILRGSAGGSSTANTNIRATVDGTILEIPVEEGDQVIQSNNFNDGTTIASIADLGKMIFEGKVDEGEVGKLKVGTPLKISLGAVEDVELDAKLKFIAPKGIEETGAVQFKIEGDVEEKDDVFIRAGYSANASIVLEKKDSILVIPEAVLQFDKETDKPYVEIAIGSAEEQKFERRDIETGISDGVNVEVVSGLTKDDKVKHWNKTEPIKKGEDETETE; from the coding sequence ATGAATAAAATCGTAAAATATATTTTAATAGGAGTTTTGGTGATAGGAGCACTTTGGGCCGCTGTGTTCTTTATTAAATCGAACAGCAAATCTGCTATTACCTATGATACCAGCCAACCTTTTATTTCAAGTATCGAGAAAAAAACGGTGGCTACAGGGAAGGTCATTCCAGAAGAAGAGATTGAAATAAAGCCTCAAATATCGGGTATTATAGAAAAGATTTACTTGGAAGAAGGTGCCAAGGTCAAGGCCGGGGATTTGATTGCCTTAATTAAAGTGGTTCCCAATGAACAGTCTTTGTTCCAGGCTCGTGGACGAGTAAACAATGCCAAAGTAGCTTTGAGCAACGCGGAACTTGATTTTAATAGAAACAAGACCTTGTTCGATAAAGGAGTTGTTTCTGCCCAAGACTTTCAGAACATCCAATTAGCTTATAATCAAGCTAAACTGGAACTCGAAAATGCTCAAAATGACTATCAGATCATACTTCGCGGTTCGGCCGGGGGTTCTTCCACGGCCAATACGAATATTAGGGCCACAGTTGATGGTACAATTTTGGAGATTCCTGTGGAAGAGGGAGATCAGGTAATTCAAAGTAACAACTTTAACGATGGTACTACAATAGCATCCATTGCGGATTTGGGAAAAATGATTTTCGAAGGAAAGGTGGATGAAGGTGAAGTTGGGAAGTTGAAAGTTGGAACACCCCTTAAAATCAGTTTGGGTGCAGTAGAAGATGTTGAATTGGATGCGAAGTTAAAGTTTATAGCACCAAAAGGAATCGAGGAAACAGGTGCCGTACAATTTAAGATAGAAGGTGATGTAGAGGAAAAGGACGATGTTTTTATCAGAGCAGGGTATAGTGCCAATGCTTCCATCGTATTGGAGAAAAAGGATAGCATTTTGGTAATTCCAGAGGCGGTTTTACAATTTGACAAGGAAACGGATAAACCTTATGTAGAAATAGCTATAGGTTCTGCCGAGGAACAAAAATTCGAAAGAAGAGATATTGAAACCGGTATTTCAGATGGAGTTAATGTGGAGGTTGTATCCGGATTGACAAAAGATGACAAGGTGAAACACTGGAATAAAACGGAGCCTATTAAGAAAGGTGAAGACGAAACAGAGACTGAATAA